The genomic interval GGTGATGTGGTGCTTGACGGAGCCGGCGGCGTGGACGACCGCGCGCAGTCGGGGCATGGCGCTCAGCGCCGCCGGGCCGAGCGGCGGGCAGCCCCAGCCGGTGAACAGGACCTCGGCCTCGTGGAGCCCGGTGCGCTGGGCGGGGTCGTCGGCGCCGAAGTCGGTGACGAGGAGGCCGGGGACGAGGTCGGCGACGCGGGTGAGCCGGTCCAGGACTTCCGGGGCCAGGATCGCCGCGCGGGTCTCGCCGCTCATCGCCAGGACGGTGCGGGGGCGGGTCCGCTGGGGCGCGGCGGAGTGGCTCACTTGACGGCTCCTGCGGTGAGGCCCGAGCGCCAGAAGCGCTGGAGGCAGAGGAAGGCGACGATCAGGGGGACGACGGCGACGAGCGAGCCGATGATGACCAGCGGGTAGAGCTCCGGCTGCTGGTAGACGTTCTGGTTCCACATGTACAGGCCCAGGTTGACCGGGTAGAGCCGGTCGTCGTTGAGCATCATGAGCGCGCCGTAGAAGTTGTTCCAGCTCGCGGTGAAGGAGAACAGGAAGATGGTCACGAAGCCGGGCGCCAGCATCGGCAGGGCGACCTTGGTGAAGGTCCGCACCTCTCCCGCCCCGTCCATCCGGGCCGCTTCCAGGACCTCGCCCGGTACGTACCCCTCGGAGAAGACGCGGGCCAGGTAGACGCCGAACGGGTTCACCAGGCTGGGGATCAGGACGGCCCAGTAGGTGTTGACGAGGCCCAGCTCGGAGGCCATCAGGTAGAGCGGGAGCTGGACGACGGTCGAGGGGATGAGGACGCCGACGAGGACGACTCCGAACCACCTCTCCCGGCCGCGGAAGGCGTACTTGTCGAAGGCGTAGCCGCACGCCACCGAGATGAGGGTGGAGAGTCCGGAGGCGACGACGGTGTACAGGAGGCTGTTGAGCAGCCAGCGGACGAAGACCCCGTCGTTGTAGTCGAGGAGGGCGTTCAGATTGGCCAGGAACTGGAAGTCGCCGAGGCTGAACGGGTTGGTGGCGAACAGGTCCCGGTAGCTCTTGGTGGAGGCGATGAGGAGCCAGGTCAGCGGCATCAGGGTGTAGACGGCGACGACGGCGAGGACCCCGTTGACCATGACGCGGGAGGTGATCCCCCGGCCCCGGCGGTCGGGCGGCGGGGCGGAACGGCGTCCGGCGCGGCGGGGCGGCGTCGGCGCGGGCGGTGCGTCGGGGGTGGCTGTCTGGGTGCTCATGAGGCCTTCCACCGGTTGCCCAGTTTGGTGACGACGAAGGACAGGAGGCCGGCGACGAGGGCGAGCAGGAGGGAGCTCGCGGCGGCCAGGCCGTAGTCGTGGCCCTTGAAGGCCGCGGTGTAGATGAACATGGTCGGCGACCAGTCCTCGCCCATGGTGTTGGCGCGCAGCTGTACGAGTTTGGGGGCGTCGAAGAGCTGGATGGCGCCGACGCACGTGAACAGCAGGGTCAGGACGACGGTGGGCCGGATCATGGGGATCTTGACCTGGAGGGCGGTACGCAGGGCTCCGGCTCCGTCGACGGTCGCCGCTTCCAGGACCTCGCGGGGAACGGCCTGGAGACCGGCGTAAAAGATGATCATGTTGTAGCCGGTCCACTGCCAGGCGGAGATGTTGACGACCGAGAAAATCGCCTCGTCCTGGCCGAAGAAGTTCCACTGGGCGCCGAGCGCGTCGAGGGCGTCGGTGATCGGGCTGAGGCCCGGGGTGTAGAGGTAGAGCCAGATCAGCGAGGCGATCAGGCCGGGTACCGCGTGCGGCAGGAAGTAGGCGATCTGGAAGAAGCGCCGGGCCCGCGCCATGGTCGAGTCGACGAGCAGGGCCAGGATGAGCGCTCCGCCGACCATCGCGGGGATGTAGAGCGCGCAGTAGAGCGCGATGTTCCCGAACGAGCGGAGGAACGCCTCGTTGCCCAGGGCTTCGGTGAAGTTGCCGAATCCGGCGAAGACGCGCTCGGTGCCGCCGAATCCCAGGCCGGAGGACTCCTCGCGGTAGAGGCTCATCCAGGCCGCGTAGAGCATCGGCAGGACCGTGACGGCGGTGAACAGTGCGAAGAACGGGATCGTGAACAGGGCGACCGCCCGGCGCTGTCCGCGTCGGGTGCCGGGGCCGCCCGGCTTTCCCGGTCCGGCGGAAACGGCCGGGCCGGCGGGACCTGCGGGCCCCGTGGGCGGCGGCGCGGCCGGGGGCGCCGGGGTCTTGGCCGGCCGGGCGAGTGGGGCTGCCACCTGATGCTCCTTCGGCTGGATGGGGTGGGCGGGGAGAGGGGGGCGGGCTGCCCGGCACGGTCTGTCCCGGGCAGCCGTGCTGCTACTTGTCGAGTTTCAGACCGCGATCGGTGACCGCTCTCTCGCCCTTCGCCTGACCGGAGCTGAGCATCTTCGTGTGGTCGCTGCCCGCGGCCATCTGCGCCGAGACGACCTGCTGCTGCACCGGGCCCCAGGTCCAGCCGGGCACGATGGTGTCGGCGGCCTCGCCGGCCATGGCGTAGACGTCCTGGCCGGCGAAGTAGGAGGTGTCGAACTCCTTCGCCGCCGCGGCGCGCATGCCCTCGTTGGCGGGCAGGGCGCTGCTGGGGGCCTCGAGGGAGCTGAGGCGGGCGGTCATGGCCGCGGGGTCGGTGGTGACCCACTTGATGAACTCGGCGGCCGCCTCGGTGTGTTCGCTGCCCTTGGGCACGATGTAGGAGGTTCCGCCGTACATACCGGTGCTCGGCTTGCCGTCCCAGGTCGGCAGGGGGGCTATGCCCCACTTGCCTTTGCTGTCGGGGTAGCTGACGGGGAAGGTCCCGGCGCTCCAGGCGGCGCCGATCACGGTGGCGACCTTGCCGGTGGAGCGCTCCTTGGCCTCGCCCTCGCCCCAGAGCGGGGTCTTCGATGCGAGGCCGTCGCCAAGGAGGTCGTCCCAGTAGGCGGCGACCTTGCGGGAGGCCGGGTCGTCGATGTTCACCTTCCAGGCGTCGCCGTTGGTGCCGTACCACCGGGCGCCGGCCTGCCAGGCGAGGCCGGAGAGCAGGGCGGGGTCGCCGCCGCCGAAGTTGGTGATGGCGACATCGGGGTCGGCCCGCTGGATCTTCTCGGCGGCCGTACGGTATTCGGCCCAGGTCGTCGGCACCTCGACGCCGTGCTTCTTGAACAGGTCCTTGCGGTAGAAGAGCTGGATGGGCGTGACGTCGAACGGGACCGCCCAGGTGGAGCCGCCCAGGTTGACCAGGGACTGGACCGCTTCGGGGAACTCCTTCTTCACCAGCTCTCCGGAGGTGGGCGTGAGGTTCACCAGGTTGCCCTCGCTGGCGTACTCGGGCAGGGCGGAGTAGTCCATGGTGGCCACGTCGGGGGCGTTGCCGCCCTTGACCGCGTTGGACAGCTTGGTGACGCCCTCGGGCCCCGCGGGCACCATGGAGAATGTGACCTTGATGCCGGTCTGCGTCTTGTTGAACGCGTCGGCCGTCTCCTCGGCGCCCAGTGCGGACGACCAGAAGGTGAGGGTGACGGGCTTGCCGTCGCCGGGACCCGAGGCGTCCGACCCCGACCCACCGCCGCAGGCGGTGACGAGCAGGGCGAGTGAGGCGGCGGACGCCGCGAGGGCGAGGCGGGACGTGCGGGCGTTACAGGGCATGGGCCGGCTCCTACGGGACCTCGAACTGCGCGGGAGATGAGGTGAACGGCACACATCATTTTGCGCAGAAGTGATCGCCGTCAAGAGCAAATGACCAATTCAATCGAATCGATCACCTACGAGTCCGAGTCCCCGCTCCGAGCCATCGTCGCCCTGACACCCGAAGAGCCGTACCCGCAGGGCCTGTTGGCCCGGGCACGGCTCCTCGCGCGGAACTTCTTCCGTCAGGGGGCGGCGGCGACCGCCCCGCAGGAGACCCGGATCCGCAGGCTGGGCAGGATGTCCAGGTGCCTGCGGGCGGCGGAGCTCCGGCCCGCCTCGCCCGCCCTCGGATCCGTCGCGCCGGGCTCCGTCACACCCAGGCGGTCCAGCAGGAGCCGGGCGGCGGCGGCCCCCACGGCGTGCTTGTCCGGGGCCACGGCGGTGAGCGGCAGATCGGCGAGGCCGGCGACCTCGTCGTCGTACGCGATCACCGCGAGGTCCTCGGGCACCCGCACGCCCCGGGCCTGGAGCCGCGGGATGAGCACGATCGCGTCCGCGTCGCTGTGCACGATCGCGGCGGTCACGTTGCCGCTCGCCACCGCCTCGCACAGGTACTCCAGGGTCCGCTCGAAACGCTTCGCCTCCGACCGCGAGGGGGCGTCGTCCAGCGGCGCGGCCGACACCCGGGTCAGCCCCAACGCCTCCACGGCGGCCCGGTATCCGACCCGGAGCCGGGGAGCGGTCGGGCTGTCCTGCACGGCGAGCGCGATCGCCCGGTGCCCGAGCCCGGCCAGATGCGCCACCGCTTCGGCGGCGCCGTGCGCATGGTCCGAGCGCACCCGGTCCAGGCCCGCCGCCGGATGGCCGAGGGGCGCCGAGCGTTCCACCAGGACGACCGGGACCTTCTGCTCCGCCGCCCACAGCCCCTCGCCCTGCTCCGGACAGCCGCGCTCCCAGCTGGGCGTCAGCAGGAGGCCGTCGGCACCGGTGGACAGCAGCCGGCGGGCCTGGGCGGCGTCCTCGTCGGGGAGATAGCGGGAGAGCCCGATCGTCAGGCGGGCGCCGGCGGCCTCGACGGTCTGCCGGGCGCCGCGCACGACGTCCGCGTAGTAGTAGTCGGTGGTCGGCACCACCATGCCCACCACCAGCCCTTCGGCGGGGGGCGCGGCGACGGGGGCGGGGCGGGACTGCCCGGTGGGCCACACCACCGCGCCGTGCAGCCGCTCCACCAGGCCCTGCGCGGCCAGCGCCTCGACGTCCCGGCGCAGGGTGACAGCGGACATGCCGAGCTCCTCGGCGAGTTCGGCGACGCGCAGGCTGCCGCGCTCGCGGACGAGCTCGAGCACCCGCTCGTGGCGCTGATCGACGTGCAGTCGCATGGATCCCCCTGGGCTCGGGTTTGACGGTGTTCCGGCGGCCGATCGGCCGCCGCCCGGGCGACGGGAACCGCTCGGACTCCTGCTCCCGCACGGCTGCCTCCCGGGTCCTGTCCGGCATGCCTCAACCATATCGATCACATGCGCTCGAAACGATCCGAGCGGGATTCCGCCCCGGTGCGACCGGCGCACGCCGGTTCTCAATCGGACCGGACTCACACACCCCGAGGAACGATCGATACGATCAATTCGGCCAAAGTCATTGAGCGAGTCGTCTGGCGGCTGCTAGAAAGTGCCCGCCCGCTCAGAACAGTCGGATCCCGGGAACAGCTCAGCGTCCTGCGCGCCGGGTTCCCCGCGGAGACACGTCACCGACCCGGAGCTCCCCCATGACTTCTGCCTGGTCCCGCCGTACCTTCCTGGCCACCTCAGCGGCGCTCTCCGCCGCCGGCGGCGGAGCGCTGATGCTCGCCACGCCCGGCGCCGCCGCCACCCCCGAGGACGATCCGTACGTAGCACTCCGCACCACCTGGAGCGCGCTGATCCTCGGCGAGGAGTTCAGCCCGACCGCCGAACCCTTCAAGAGCCGACTGGCCGAGCTCGGCGCGAAGGCCTCGCGCCTGCTGGAGACCATGGCGCCGGCGGAGGGCTCGCTCTGGCCCGACGCGGTGTTCGCCGATCCGGACCCGGACACGGACGCCGAGTCGTACGTCCTCTCGGGACGGATGGCCGACAGCTTCATCCGCCTGAACACCCTGGCCCAGGCCTACCGCCAGCACGGCACCGGCCTGACCGGGAACGCGGGGCTGCGCGATGCGGTGCTCACCGGCCTGGAGCACCTCAACACCCAGGTCTACAACGACGGCCGAGTCCGGTACGGAAACTGGTACAGCTGGCAGATCGGCGCGCCGCAGGCCCTGCTGGACGTGTGCGTGCTGATGTACGACGCCATCGCCCCGGAGCGGCTCACGCGCTACTGCGCCGCCGTCGACCACTTCGTACCGGACTCGGCGGTCGCCTCGTACACCGGGACCAGCACCGGCGCGAACCGGGTCGACCTGTGCCGGGTCCTGGCCCTGCGCGGGGTCGTCGGAGGAAGCGCGGCGAAGATCGCGCTGGCCCGGGACGCCCTCTCCCCCGTCTTCCCCCTGGTGACCAGGGGCGACGGCCTGTACGCCGACGGCTCGTTCATCCAGCACACCACCGTCCCGTACACCGGCAGCTACGGATCGGTGATGCTCGGCGGGCTCGGCCTGCTGTTCGCGCTGCTCAAGGGGACCGCCTGGGAGGTCACCGACCCTAAGCGGCAGGTGGTGTTCGACGCGGTGGAGAACGCGTGGGCCCCGTTCCTCTTCAACGGCCTCGTCATGGACGCCGTCGCCGGGCGTGCCATCAGCCGGGGCGAGGTCGACGACCACCGGCGCGGACACCCGATCCTCGCCTCCGTCGTGCTGCTGGGCCGTGGCGCGTCGGCCGCCGAGAACAGCCGGTGGCGGGGGCTCGTCAAGGGCTGGGCGCAGCGCGACTACTACAGCCCGCCGCTGAGCAACCCCTCGCTCGGGCTCACCGCGCTGGCCCGGATCAAGGACGTCCTGGACGACACCTCGCTCACTCCCGTCCCCGAGCCGGAGGGCCACCGGCTCTTTCCCGACATGGCGCGGGCCACCCACCGCCGTCCGGGCTGGGCGGCGTCACTGAGCATGGCCGACCGGCGGATCACCTATTACGAGGCCGGCAACGGCGAGAACCTGCGCGGCTGGCACACCGGGTCGGGGATGCTCTATTGGTGGGGTGACGCTTTTGCCAACGGCCAGTACAGCGACGCTTTCTGGCCCACCGTCGACCCGTACCGGCTACCCGGCACCACGGCCTCGCGCAAGGTACTCGCCGACGGGGCGGGCGGCGACTGGGGCATCTCGCTCCCCGATGTGAACTGGGTCGGCGGGGTCACGGACAAGAAGCGGGCCGCCGTGGGGCAGTACCTCAAGGGACTGTCCAGCACGCTGATGGCGAAGAAGTCGTGGTTCTTCCTCGACGACACCGTCGTGTGCCTGGGCGCGGGCATCCACGGCCGCGACGGCGCGGCCGTGGAGACGACCGTCGACAACCGCAATCTCGGGCCGACGGGCAACGCACCGTTCACCGTCGACGGCTCGGTGAAACCTCTCACGTTCCCCTGGTCGGCGACCCTGACCGGAGCCTCCTGGGCGCATCTCGCCGGTCATGGCGGCTACGTTTTCCCGGGCGGGGCCACCGTAAAGGCACTGCGGGAGGACCGGACGGGCCGCTGGCGCGACATCAACAGGGCGGGCTCCACGGATCCGGTCTCCCGGAAATACCTCACCCTCTGGTTCGACCACGGCCAGGACCCGTCGGACGCCACGTACGCGTACCAGCTCCTGCCCGGCGCGTCCGAACAGCGCACGGCGGCACGGGCAGCGGACAGCGGCTGGCTGCGGGTGCTCGCCAACACGGACGATCAGCAGGGGGTGGCGGTTGACCGGCTCGGGCTGACCGCCGTCAACTTCTGGTTCGGCGGGAGCGTCGGGCCGCTGGTGGCGGACGCCCCGTGCTCGGTGATGGTCACCGAGCACGCCGACGGAACGGCGACGGTCTGTGTGAGTGACCCCATGCGGATGCGGACGAGCCTGACGCTCACGTGGAACCGGGCCGTCGTCTCGGTCGTGTCGAAGCCGGCGACGGTGGCATCGGCGACCACGGGGGCGTCGCTGCGCCTGGTCTTCGGCGACCTCTCCGGGACGCGCGGCGCGACGCAGACGGTCAAGGTACGGCTGTCCTGAACCGCGTCGGCGCAGGGCCTCCGGAAGGCGGCCGTTCGCAGGCGTCGGCCGGTCATACTGTCGGCCGGAACACGGAGTGGGGAACAGCATCATGACGGACGACGACCGGATCGCGCCTCCCCTGCTGGGGAGCGAGCGCGAGACGCTGAGGGCCTTTCTCGACTACCAGCGGGAGACCCTCGCCATGAAGTGCGCGGGGCTGGGCGACGACGAGTTGCGCGAGCGGTCGATGCCGCCGTCCACCTTGTCCCTGCTGGCTCTGGTACGGCATCTGGCCGAAGTGGAACGCGCCTGGTTCCGGCGGGTTTTCGAGGACGGGACGGCCCCCATGGTGTGGTCCGGGAAGCCCTTCGACTTCCAGGCGGCGTACAACGCGAACGCCTCGACCCGGGCCGAGGCGTTCGCCGCCTGGGAGGCCGAGGTGGAGACCTCACGCCGTATCGAACGGGAGGCGGCCTCCCTTGACCTGGTGGGGCGTCAGCCGCGCTGGGAGAAGGAGGTCTCGCTGCGCATGGTCATGGTGCACGTCCTGCTGGAGTACGGCCGCCACAACGGTCACGCGGACCTGCTGCGGGAAGGGGTGGACGGCACGGTGGGGGTCTGAGCCCCGGAGCCCCGGACGGTGGACGGACCCGCATCCTGCGACCGCGGCGGGCACAGGGGCAGCCGTCCCGTACGCCGCTCGGGCCGTGGCGTACGCCCCTCGACCGCGGTGGGCCCACTCGTAGACTCGGCGCCATGACTCAGCAGCCGGCGTCTCCCGCCCTCGCCTCCACGTTCGCGCCCGGCGGCGCCCTGCGTGCCTCGATCAACCTCGGCAATCCGATCCTGGCCCACCGGGATCCGGCGAGCGGCGAACCGGCCGGGGTCTCCGTCGACCTCGCGAGGGAGTTCGGGCGGCGGCTCGGGGTGCCCGTCGAGCTCATGGCCTTCGAGAGGGCCGCGCTGTCGGTCGACGCGGTGCGGGCCGAGCGGGCGGACATCGGATTCTTCGCGGTCGATCCCGCCCGGGGCGAGGGGCTGCGGTTCACCGCCCCGTACGTCCTCATCGAGGGCGCGTATCTGGTGCCGGAGGCGTCCTTGGTCTCCGAGAACGGCCAGGTGGACCGCGAGGGCACCCGGATCTCGGTCGGGGCCGGGTCCGCGTACGACCTCTTCCTCACCCGCGAGATCCGCCGGGCCGAGATCGTCCGGCTGGAAGGTGCCCCTCGCGCGCTCGCGGCCCTGCGGGCGGGTGAGGTCGAGGTGGCCGCCGGTATCCGGCAGTTGCTGGAGGCCGAGGCCGCGCGGGCCGAGGGGCTACGGGTGCTGCCGGGGCGGTTCATGGTGATCCGGCAGGCCATGGGGGTGCCGGCCGGGCGAGGGACGGCGGCGCAGGAGCTGCTGGCGTCGTTTGTGGAGGAGATGAAGACGGTCGGTTCTGTCGCCGACGCCCTGAAGCGGCATGGCGTGGAGGGCGCGATCGTGGCGCCGACGGGGTGAATCCCCGCCGGGCGGCCGCCGCTTGAAGGTGTGGCGACGGGGACACCCACGCCGGGCTGGACGGAGCGTGCATCGGGCGGCTCCGCGGGCCCGGCCGGGTGATGGGCGGGTTCTTCGCCTCAGCGGTGACGGGTCAGCACGCGGGTGGTACTGCCGTCGTCCTCCTCGATGTCCCTCGTGTGCTCGAAACCGATTCTGCCCAGCAGAG from Streptomyces sp. CA-278952 carries:
- a CDS encoding ABC transporter substrate-binding protein; this encodes MPCNARTSRLALAASAASLALLVTACGGGSGSDASGPGDGKPVTLTFWSSALGAEETADAFNKTQTGIKVTFSMVPAGPEGVTKLSNAVKGGNAPDVATMDYSALPEYASEGNLVNLTPTSGELVKKEFPEAVQSLVNLGGSTWAVPFDVTPIQLFYRKDLFKKHGVEVPTTWAEYRTAAEKIQRADPDVAITNFGGGDPALLSGLAWQAGARWYGTNGDAWKVNIDDPASRKVAAYWDDLLGDGLASKTPLWGEGEAKERSTGKVATVIGAAWSAGTFPVSYPDSKGKWGIAPLPTWDGKPSTGMYGGTSYIVPKGSEHTEAAAEFIKWVTTDPAAMTARLSSLEAPSSALPANEGMRAAAAKEFDTSYFAGQDVYAMAGEAADTIVPGWTWGPVQQQVVSAQMAAGSDHTKMLSSGQAKGERAVTDRGLKLDK
- a CDS encoding polysaccharide lyase 8 family protein, which produces MTSAWSRRTFLATSAALSAAGGGALMLATPGAAATPEDDPYVALRTTWSALILGEEFSPTAEPFKSRLAELGAKASRLLETMAPAEGSLWPDAVFADPDPDTDAESYVLSGRMADSFIRLNTLAQAYRQHGTGLTGNAGLRDAVLTGLEHLNTQVYNDGRVRYGNWYSWQIGAPQALLDVCVLMYDAIAPERLTRYCAAVDHFVPDSAVASYTGTSTGANRVDLCRVLALRGVVGGSAAKIALARDALSPVFPLVTRGDGLYADGSFIQHTTVPYTGSYGSVMLGGLGLLFALLKGTAWEVTDPKRQVVFDAVENAWAPFLFNGLVMDAVAGRAISRGEVDDHRRGHPILASVVLLGRGASAAENSRWRGLVKGWAQRDYYSPPLSNPSLGLTALARIKDVLDDTSLTPVPEPEGHRLFPDMARATHRRPGWAASLSMADRRITYYEAGNGENLRGWHTGSGMLYWWGDAFANGQYSDAFWPTVDPYRLPGTTASRKVLADGAGGDWGISLPDVNWVGGVTDKKRAAVGQYLKGLSSTLMAKKSWFFLDDTVVCLGAGIHGRDGAAVETTVDNRNLGPTGNAPFTVDGSVKPLTFPWSATLTGASWAHLAGHGGYVFPGGATVKALREDRTGRWRDINRAGSTDPVSRKYLTLWFDHGQDPSDATYAYQLLPGASEQRTAARAADSGWLRVLANTDDQQGVAVDRLGLTAVNFWFGGSVGPLVADAPCSVMVTEHADGTATVCVSDPMRMRTSLTLTWNRAVVSVVSKPATVASATTGASLRLVFGDLSGTRGATQTVKVRLS
- a CDS encoding DinB family protein, with product MTDDDRIAPPLLGSERETLRAFLDYQRETLAMKCAGLGDDELRERSMPPSTLSLLALVRHLAEVERAWFRRVFEDGTAPMVWSGKPFDFQAAYNANASTRAEAFAAWEAEVETSRRIEREAASLDLVGRQPRWEKEVSLRMVMVHVLLEYGRHNGHADLLREGVDGTVGV
- a CDS encoding carbohydrate ABC transporter permease translates to MAAPLARPAKTPAPPAAPPPTGPAGPAGPAVSAGPGKPGGPGTRRGQRRAVALFTIPFFALFTAVTVLPMLYAAWMSLYREESSGLGFGGTERVFAGFGNFTEALGNEAFLRSFGNIALYCALYIPAMVGGALILALLVDSTMARARRFFQIAYFLPHAVPGLIASLIWLYLYTPGLSPITDALDALGAQWNFFGQDEAIFSVVNISAWQWTGYNMIIFYAGLQAVPREVLEAATVDGAGALRTALQVKIPMIRPTVVLTLLFTCVGAIQLFDAPKLVQLRANTMGEDWSPTMFIYTAAFKGHDYGLAAASSLLLALVAGLLSFVVTKLGNRWKAS
- a CDS encoding transporter substrate-binding domain-containing protein, with the protein product MTQQPASPALASTFAPGGALRASINLGNPILAHRDPASGEPAGVSVDLAREFGRRLGVPVELMAFERAALSVDAVRAERADIGFFAVDPARGEGLRFTAPYVLIEGAYLVPEASLVSENGQVDREGTRISVGAGSAYDLFLTREIRRAEIVRLEGAPRALAALRAGEVEVAAGIRQLLEAEAARAEGLRVLPGRFMVIRQAMGVPAGRGTAAQELLASFVEEMKTVGSVADALKRHGVEGAIVAPTG
- a CDS encoding substrate-binding domain-containing protein, with product MRLHVDQRHERVLELVRERGSLRVAELAEELGMSAVTLRRDVEALAAQGLVERLHGAVVWPTGQSRPAPVAAPPAEGLVVGMVVPTTDYYYADVVRGARQTVEAAGARLTIGLSRYLPDEDAAQARRLLSTGADGLLLTPSWERGCPEQGEGLWAAEQKVPVVLVERSAPLGHPAAGLDRVRSDHAHGAAEAVAHLAGLGHRAIALAVQDSPTAPRLRVGYRAAVEALGLTRVSAAPLDDAPSRSEAKRFERTLEYLCEAVASGNVTAAIVHSDADAIVLIPRLQARGVRVPEDLAVIAYDDEVAGLADLPLTAVAPDKHAVGAAAARLLLDRLGVTEPGATDPRAGEAGRSSAARRHLDILPSLRIRVSCGAVAAAP
- a CDS encoding carbohydrate ABC transporter permease codes for the protein MSTQTATPDAPPAPTPPRRAGRRSAPPPDRRGRGITSRVMVNGVLAVVAVYTLMPLTWLLIASTKSYRDLFATNPFSLGDFQFLANLNALLDYNDGVFVRWLLNSLLYTVVASGLSTLISVACGYAFDKYAFRGRERWFGVVLVGVLIPSTVVQLPLYLMASELGLVNTYWAVLIPSLVNPFGVYLARVFSEGYVPGEVLEAARMDGAGEVRTFTKVALPMLAPGFVTIFLFSFTASWNNFYGALMMLNDDRLYPVNLGLYMWNQNVYQQPELYPLVIIGSLVAVVPLIVAFLCLQRFWRSGLTAGAVK